The Rothia sp. SD9660Na DNA segment ACCACTAATATCAGTGTTCAACAGCTCACACTGTGCATCAGCACACAGTCATAGGTCACAGTGGTGCTGAATCATTACCAGGCTAGTTCCCTCACTAGCCCCGCACGAATGGATCTCTTCTATGACCGCAGCAATCGATTGGGCGAACAGCATTATCTGGTCGCCCGTGCTGGTATATCTTTGCCTGGCTGTTGGCGTGTACTTCACCATCCGCACCCGCCTACTCCAGATACGTCAGATTCCCACCATGATTCGCGCGACTTTCAAGGGCGAATCATCTAAGGACGGCGTCTCGTCCTTCCAGGCTTTGGCTATGTCACTTGCCGGCCGCGTAGGTACCGGTAATATCGCAGGTGTAGCCACCGCTATCGCTTTCGGCGGCCCCGGTGCCGTTTTCTGGATGTGGACCGTGGCCTTCCTAGGCTCCTCCACCTCCTTCATCGAGTCCACCCTGGGCCAGATTTACAAGGAACGCGATAAGGTCACCGGCGAGTACCGTGGTGGCCCGGCCTACTACTTCGAAAAGGCCTACCGCCACACCAAGTACTCCGGACTCTTCAAGGTTTACGCCTCCATCTTCGCTTTTGCCACTGCCCTGGCCTGTGGCTTCTTCCTACCCGGTGTGCAGGCTAACGGTATTGCCACCTCCATGCAGGGTGCCTTCCCCACTGTCCACCCCTGGATGACCGCCACCGGCGTTACCATCCTGCTGGCCTTCATCGTCGTTGGTGGCGTCAAGCGTATTGCGACCTTCGCCTCTGTTGTGGTTCCCTTCATGGCTATCATCTACATCGTGCTGGCCATGATTGTTGCCTTTATCAACATCAATATGCTGGGTGAGGTTATTAACCTGATTTTCTCATCAGCTTTTGGTCTGCACGCCACCTTCGGCGCCATCATTGGCACCGCCGTTGAGTGGGGCGTCAAGCGCGGTATCTACTCCAATGAAGCTGGCCAGGGCACCGGCCCCCACGCTGCTGCCGCCGCTGAGGTTAAGCACCCTGCTGCCCAGGGCTTCGTGCAAGCGATGGCTGTCTACATCGACACCCTCTTCGTCTGCTCCGCTACTGCCTTCCTAATTCTTTCAACCGGCATGTACCGTGTCTACGAGGGCGGCTCAGCCGACACCCCCGTGCTGGCAGAGGGCCCGGGCAACCTGGCCGAAGGCGCTACCGTTGGTCCGGCATTTGCACAGTCCGCCTTCGATACGCTGATCCCCGGTGCTGGCCCGATCTTCATTGCAGTTTCACTGGGTTTCTTCGCCTTCACCACCATCGTTGCCTACTACTACATGGCAGAAACCAACCTACGTTACCTCACCCGTAACCTGCAGAACAAGACCCTGGGCAATGCCCTCTTGCGTCTGCTGCAGTTGCTGATTCTGACCGCAACCGTTATTGGCTGCGTCAGCACCGCAGGTGCCGCCTGGGCTCTGGGTGATATCGGCGTAGGTCTGATGGCCTGGCTGAACATCGTGGGTATTCTGGTCATTCAGAAGCCCGCTCTACAGGTACTCAAGGACTATGAACAGCAGAAGAAGCAGGGCCTTGACCCCATGTTTGACCCCCGCCCCCTCGGCATTAAGAACGCTGACTTCTGGGAGACCTACTACGATGTGAAGACCGGTGCTATCCCGGTTCAAGACATCAAGTAAGACGAACTAGGTTTAGCTACTCTAGCGCCCCGCACAGTCAAGGGTTGTGCGGGGCGTTTGTACGTGTAGGGTGGGATCATGAGCACTCTTCACCCCTCACCTCTAGGCGACCAGCGCCCCACTCGGGAGCAGCTTCAAGACTTCGTCAACGGCACCCTTGACGACCGGCTGCCTACGGCTGGCACTCCCCTCCGTCTGCTGATCGTGGGCATCAACCCCGGGCTGTGGACGTCCGCCGTCAACGCCCCCTTCGCTTTTCCCGGTAACCGTTTCTGGCCATCGCTTGATAGGGCAGGCATCGTTACCCCCAGGGTGGATGCTTCACGCGGCTTGAGCGACGAGGTTGAGGAGCAGCTAGCCAGCCTGGGTATCGGCATAACCAACCTGGTTGCCCGGGCAACAGCAAGAGCCGACGAGCTCACAGCCCAGGAGCTGAAGGACGCCCTCCCCCGGCTTATTGAACTCACCCACACGTATAGACCCCAAGCTGTAGCCATTGCGGGCATTACAGCCTATCGGACAGCCTTCGGCGACAGGAAGGCTCAGCTGGGGCGACAAGACACCTCCCAGATTGAGGGGTGGAACCCGGCGAGCCAGCTCTGGGTCGTGCCTCAACCTAGCGGCTTGAACGCCCACGAAAATATTGATTCTCTAGCGGATAAGTGGCGGCAGGTCTGGAACTCCACGCAGCCGCTCACCTAGCTACCGCGTCCCTGCCGCCGTCCCCGCCGCCATACACAAGGGACCAGATTCCTCCCACAATCCTCGTTGCCCACAGATACTTTGAACACTCATCTGGTCCCAACTCCATAGAAAACAAACAAAAAGGTCTGTGGCCCCCACTGAAAAGTGGGGGCCACAGACCGTGAACCTGTTAGCTCTCTAGAACTTAGGAGCCGCGGACCAGGTTACGCAGGACGTACTGCAAGATGCCGCCGTTGCGGTAGTAGTCGGCTTCACCGGGGGTGTCGATGCGAACTACAGCGTCGAACTCGGTGACCTTGCCGTCTTCAGCGGTGGCGGTGACCTTGAGAGTCTTGGGGGTGGTGCCCTCGTTCAGTTCGGTCAGGCCGGTGATATCGAAAGTTTCGGTACCGGTCAGGCCGAGTGATTCGTGGGATTCACCGGCGGGGAACTGCAGGGGTACAACGCCCATACCGATCAGGTTTGAACGGTGGATACGCTCGAAGGACTCAGCGATAACTGCCTTGACGCCCAGCAGGGTGGTGCCCTTAGCAGCCCAGTCACGGGATGAACCGGTGCCGTATTCCTTACCGCCCAGAACAACCAGCGGGATGCCGGCAGCCTGGTAGTTCATGGATGCGTCGTAGACGGTGGACTGTTCGCCGTCCTTGGTGAAGTCGCGGGTGAAGCCGCCTTCAACGCCGTCCAGAAGCTGGTTCTTGATGCGGATGTTGGCGAAGGTACCGCGAATCATGACCTCGTGGTTACCGCGGCGGGAGCCGTAGGAGTTGAAGTCCTTACGCTCAACACCGTTTTCGATCAGGTACTTACCTGCGGGGGTGTCTGACTTGAAGGAACCTGCCGGTGAGATGTGGTCAGTGGTGACCGAGTCGCCCAGCTTGAGCAGTACGCGGGCACCCTTGATGTCCTCAACGGGGGTGGTTTCCATGGTCATGCCCTCGAAGTACGGGGGCTTGCGCACGTAGGTGGACTTGTCGTCCCACTCGAAGGTGGAGCCGGTGGGAGTCTCCAGAGCCTGCCAGCGCTCGTCACCGTCAAAGATGGTGCCGTATTCCTTGTTATACATCTCGGTGTCGAGGGACTCGTCGATGATCTTCTGGACTTCTTCGGGGTCGGGCCAGATGTCCTTGAGGTAGACCTCGTTGCCGTCGGCGTCGGTGCCCAGGGAGTCCTTCTCGAAGTCGAAGTCCATGGTACCGGCCAGGGCGTAGGCGATGACCAGCGGCGGGGAGGCCAGGTAGTTCATCTTGACGTCCGGTGAGATACGCCCCTCAAAGTTGCGGTTACCTGAGAGAACCGCGGTGACGGAGAGGTCTTCGCTCTGGATAGCCTCTGAGATTTCGGGCTCCAGGGGACCGGAGTTACCGATGCAGGTGGCACAGCCGTAGCCAACGACGTAGAAGCCCAGCTTCTCAAGGTCAGGCAGCAGGCCTGCCTTCTCGTAGTAGTCGGTGACGACCTTTGAACCGGGAGCGATAGAGGTCTTGACCCAGGGCTTGGCAGTCAGGCCCTTGGCGGCGGCGTTGCGGGCGAGCACGCCTGCTGCCATCATGACCGAGGGGTTGGAGGTGTTGGTGCAGGAGGTAATCGAGGCGATGGACACCGCACCGTTCTTGAGTTCGAACTCGCGGCCGTCGGCCATGGAGACCTGGGCTGACTTGTCGGTCTCGCCGTCCTTGGCGTAGTTCTTGATGTCTGATTCGAACTGGCTCTTGGACTCTGAGAGCAGGATGCGGTCCTGGGGACGCTTGGGGCCCGCGATAGAGGGGACCACGGTGGAGAGGTCCAACTCCAGGTACTCGGAGTATTCGACGTCGACAGAGGGGTCGTGCCAGAGGCCCTGTTCCTTGGTGTAGGCCTCAACCAGGGCGACCTGTGCCTCGCTGCGGCCGGTCAGGCGCAGGTATTCGAGGGTCTTCTCATCAATGGGGAACATGGCGGCGGTAGAGCCGAATTCGGGGCTCATGTTACCGATGGTTGCACGGTTTGCCAGGGGCACCTGGCCGACGCCTTCACCGTAGAATTCAACGAACTTGCCGACGACGCCGTGTTCGCGCAGCATTTCGGTGATGGTAAGGACGACGTCGGTTGCGGTTGCGCCGGAGGGGATGGAGCCGGTGAGCTTGAAGCCGACGACGCGGGGAATCAGCATGGAGACTGGCTGGCCGAGCATTGCTGCTTCAGCTTCGATACCGCCAACACCCCAGCCGAGTACGCCCAGGCCGTTGACCATGGTGGTGTGGGAGTCGGTGCCTACAACGGTGTCGGGGTAGGCGCGCAGGACGCCGTTGACCTCGCGGGCCATGATGGTGCGGGCCAGGTATTCGATGTTGACCTGGTGCACGATACCCATACCGGGAGGAACAACCTTGAAGTCGTCGAAGGCGGTCTGGCCCCAGCGCAGGAACTTGTAGCGTTCGCCGTTGCGCTGGTATTCGATGTCCATGTTGCGGGTGATAGCGTCGGCGGTGCCGAAGGTATCAATCTGTACGGAGTGGTCGATGACCAGTTCGGCAGGTGCCAGGGGGTTGATCTTGGAGGGGTCGCCGCCCAGTTCCTTCACGGCCTCGCGCATGGTGGCAAGGTCAACCACGCAGGGAACGCCGGTGAAGTCCTGCATAATGACGCGGGCGGGGGTGAACTGGATTTCGGTGTCGGGTTCCGCGGAGGGATCCCAGTTGGCGAGTGCCTTGATGTGGCCTTCGGTGATGTTGGCACCGTCTTCGGTGCGCAGAAGGTTTTCGAGTAGAACCTTCAGGGAGTAAGGCAGTTTCTGTGAGCCTTCTACTGCCTTTAGACGGAAAATTTCATAGTCGGTTCCGTTGACGGAAAGTACGCCCTTTGAACCGAAGCTATCCACAGTGCTCATATGTGGGACTCCTCTCGACACTGTCTTGCGTTTGGCTCGTGCGCCGGTGGGTACCGTCGCGTCTGCGCGACGGGTGTGTGATGCTCGTTCTTGAGCCTGTGGGCACGGGGCCACTGCCTTTTAGTGTACCGCGTATCACGTTGTTCACATATTTTGAAGACGGTTCGTAAGCAAATGTTTCGTCTGTATGTTTCAGGGAGCGGACGCGCACCCCACCTCGGGCGCGACTTTTCGACTTTGGCAAGGAAAATGTGCCGTTAATATATTGCGTTCTCGTGCCACAATAGGGGCATGACGGTTTCTCCTAGACACCTGCACAGGACACAAACTAGGTCTGTGGCAAATGCACTCAATGTAGCCTTTCACTGGCTCCTTATCGGTAGCGCTGCGGTTTTTGCGCTGGCCACTTCAGTAGCGATAGCTCTCCCCCACCCAGTCTCAATTCAGTTCGCTTCCCTCATCAACTGGGCGGCAGTGCTTTCTTTCCTTACAGGAGCTACCTCCCTATTGGGAGTGGGTATCACCGAGATTTTTCACAGTACATCCGCTGAAGCGAAAACCAGCAGGGAGCATGTTAAGCCGACCCCTGGCGTCCGCCTGCCTCTTTCCTTTTGTGGGTTGGGGCTGGTGTTAGCTATCTACTACGGTTTGCATGTCTTTTGGTGGAACCCCCTAGCAACAGCCCCAGGCTACACCCTCAGCGAGGTGTACAGCATCTTGAGCGAGGCTAACCAGTTTAGCCTCCCTGTCGTGATTGTGTGGGGCTTTTTCGTCGCGCTTCTTTTAGCTGCTCTGCCGAACGTGCACGAATGGTTGCGGGGCATGGCATCCTACAGCACCAAGCGCGCTATCGGTTTCTGTTCTCTTTCTGTAGCTATCGCTTGCTTCCTTCTCTTTCTGGGGTGGGGCTGGCACATGGGCGTGGGGCTGGCAGATACATTCATAACGACCGGCGGTGAGCACTCCCCCACAGCTGTTCCTTTTGGGGTAGCTACCCTCGTGCTCGGCGCCCTGGGCATCTACGGGCTCTTTGTACCTGCCCGCACCCGCTAGGCTGACCAGCCTGCTTACTGGCTTTCTCAGTCCACGCGGGTGGCACTCTTGAGATAAGCCGTAGGTAGGATTCACGTTCTGGCTCATCCCCGTCTACGCGGGGAGCACCAGATTCAGTACCGGGTTGCTTGGCTTGAAGACGGCTCATCCCCGTCTACGCGGGGAGCACCAAACGCACCGTAACATCACGATTAGCCAAGGCGGCTCATCCCCGTCTACGCGGGGAGCACACGTCCCAGTAGATGTACCCGGCGCTGGTGGTTTCGGCTCATCCCCGTCTACGCGGGGAGCACATTGACCTTGGCGCGCTCTTCGGCGCGGGCAGCGGCTCATCCCCGTCTACGCGGGGAGCACGATTGCAGGGCGTCGAGCTGTGCTTTTACGCCGGGCTCATCCCCGTCTACGCGGGGAGCACGCTATAGCGGTCATCTTGACGGGGATGAAGTCCGGCTCATCCCCGTCTACGCGGGGAGCACTTTGACCATAATCTCAGCTGAGGGGCGAGTGACGGCTCATCCCCGTCTACGCGGGGAGCACCGCTCATCGAAGTCATCAACCATGCCCGAGACCGGCTCATCCCCGTCTACGCGGGGAGCACATGGCCTGGAACTCCGTATCATCGATGCCGAACGGCTCATCCCCGTCTACGCGGGGAGCACTCGAGAGAGGAGCTGGCGAGCAGTGGCGCGCTCGGCTCATCCCCGTCTACGCGGGGAGCACGTTTTCAAGGACGCGGCGGGTACGGTTCACGACGGCTCATCCCCGTCTACGCGGGGAGCACGTTATCGCCGAACACTACGTTTACTGCGAAGTCGGCTCATCCCCGTCTACGCGGGGAGCACTCCTTTGTTTGCCGTTCCCGTGGCCGGTTGGCCGGCTCATCCCCGTCTACGCGGGGAGCACCCCATGGTGGAGAACATCCAGACTTGCGTGGACGGCTCATCCCCGTCTACGCGGGGAGCACCTGGTTTTGCATAAGCAAGGCACCGGGGGGGCAGGCTCATCCCCGTCTACGCGGGGAGCACAGCCTGGCACGAAGAAGGCTCGGAGCTCGAATCGGCTCATCCCCGTCTACGCGGGGAGCACCAAGCGACTAGATGGAACTCGGCCTGATTCATGGGCTCATCCCCGTCTACGCGGGGAGCACTATAGACGTCCGGTACGTTACTACCATTTTCACCGGCTCATCCCCGTCTACGCGGGGAGCACGCAGAGTCTTATCAAAAGCCACGTGGGACCTCCGGCTCATCCCCGTCTACGCGGGGAGCACCTGACGCTTGGAAGTACCCTGCAAGAATTAACCGGCTCATCCCCGTCTACGCGGGGAGCACATTGAATGGATGTTGTCCTTATCGGTGGCTTACGGCTCATCCCCGTCTACGCGGGGAGCACTGTTTGTGGATGAGCCCGCGGGATTGGGCGTCCGGCTCATCCCCGTCTACGCGGGGAGCACCGCTGCCGATGATCGTACCGTCACCGGTTACTCGGCTCATCCCCGTCTACGCGGGGAGCACAAGGTCATTTTCGGTTGCCATTTCTAGCCAATCGGCTCATCCCCGTCTACGCGGGGAGCACCCCCTTGGCCCCGTCGGCTGAGGGGCGCACCTAGGCTCATCCCCGTCTACGCGGGGAGCACTCCATCATTTACGTGAAGTGCTTTTAGATACACGGCTCATCCCCGTCTACGCGGGGAGCACGCCTACACCAATCGCTAGGGCCAGTACCGTGTCGGCTCATCCCCGTCTACGCGGGGAGCACGTTGATATACGCCTTGATGGTCTGGCCCATGCCGGCTCATCCCCGTCTACGCGGGGAGCACATGGCGCTTTTACCGGCCATTAGTTAGCTTTCCGGCTCATCCCCGTCTACGCGGGGAGCACAGGGAAGTTTTGAGCAGCTGCAGGGCGTCCGCGGGCTCATCCCCGTCTACGCGGGGAGCACTAGCGGCCGGCATTATGGGCCTCAGTGCAGTTCGGCTCATCCCCGTCTACGCGGGGAGCACTGCCTGCTTGCTCACTTACTCTCTCACTCTCTCGGCTCATCCCCGTCTACGCGGGGAGCACGCGGGCTACACGCCGGCGATGGCGTTATCTACCGGCTCATCCCCGTCTACGCGGGGAGCACGACAATCAGGGGAATGAGGTTGGGATTCATGTCGGCTCATCCCCGTCTACGCGGGGA contains these protein-coding regions:
- a CDS encoding alanine/glycine:cation symporter family protein gives rise to the protein MTAAIDWANSIIWSPVLVYLCLAVGVYFTIRTRLLQIRQIPTMIRATFKGESSKDGVSSFQALAMSLAGRVGTGNIAGVATAIAFGGPGAVFWMWTVAFLGSSTSFIESTLGQIYKERDKVTGEYRGGPAYYFEKAYRHTKYSGLFKVYASIFAFATALACGFFLPGVQANGIATSMQGAFPTVHPWMTATGVTILLAFIVVGGVKRIATFASVVVPFMAIIYIVLAMIVAFININMLGEVINLIFSSAFGLHATFGAIIGTAVEWGVKRGIYSNEAGQGTGPHAAAAAEVKHPAAQGFVQAMAVYIDTLFVCSATAFLILSTGMYRVYEGGSADTPVLAEGPGNLAEGATVGPAFAQSAFDTLIPGAGPIFIAVSLGFFAFTTIVAYYYMAETNLRYLTRNLQNKTLGNALLRLLQLLILTATVIGCVSTAGAAWALGDIGVGLMAWLNIVGILVIQKPALQVLKDYEQQKKQGLDPMFDPRPLGIKNADFWETYYDVKTGAIPVQDIK
- a CDS encoding mismatch-specific DNA-glycosylase, translated to MSTLHPSPLGDQRPTREQLQDFVNGTLDDRLPTAGTPLRLLIVGINPGLWTSAVNAPFAFPGNRFWPSLDRAGIVTPRVDASRGLSDEVEEQLASLGIGITNLVARATARADELTAQELKDALPRLIELTHTYRPQAVAIAGITAYRTAFGDRKAQLGRQDTSQIEGWNPASQLWVVPQPSGLNAHENIDSLADKWRQVWNSTQPLT
- the acnA gene encoding aconitate hydratase AcnA, which produces MSTVDSFGSKGVLSVNGTDYEIFRLKAVEGSQKLPYSLKVLLENLLRTEDGANITEGHIKALANWDPSAEPDTEIQFTPARVIMQDFTGVPCVVDLATMREAVKELGGDPSKINPLAPAELVIDHSVQIDTFGTADAITRNMDIEYQRNGERYKFLRWGQTAFDDFKVVPPGMGIVHQVNIEYLARTIMAREVNGVLRAYPDTVVGTDSHTTMVNGLGVLGWGVGGIEAEAAMLGQPVSMLIPRVVGFKLTGSIPSGATATDVVLTITEMLREHGVVGKFVEFYGEGVGQVPLANRATIGNMSPEFGSTAAMFPIDEKTLEYLRLTGRSEAQVALVEAYTKEQGLWHDPSVDVEYSEYLELDLSTVVPSIAGPKRPQDRILLSESKSQFESDIKNYAKDGETDKSAQVSMADGREFELKNGAVSIASITSCTNTSNPSVMMAAGVLARNAAAKGLTAKPWVKTSIAPGSKVVTDYYEKAGLLPDLEKLGFYVVGYGCATCIGNSGPLEPEISEAIQSEDLSVTAVLSGNRNFEGRISPDVKMNYLASPPLVIAYALAGTMDFDFEKDSLGTDADGNEVYLKDIWPDPEEVQKIIDESLDTEMYNKEYGTIFDGDERWQALETPTGSTFEWDDKSTYVRKPPYFEGMTMETTPVEDIKGARVLLKLGDSVTTDHISPAGSFKSDTPAGKYLIENGVERKDFNSYGSRRGNHEVMIRGTFANIRIKNQLLDGVEGGFTRDFTKDGEQSTVYDASMNYQAAGIPLVVLGGKEYGTGSSRDWAAKGTTLLGVKAVIAESFERIHRSNLIGMGVVPLQFPAGESHESLGLTGTETFDITGLTELNEGTTPKTLKVTATAEDGKVTEFDAVVRIDTPGEADYYRNGGILQYVLRNLVRGS